Part of the Vitis vinifera cultivar Pinot Noir 40024 chromosome 13, ASM3070453v1 genome is shown below.
TTGATGAGTCAGGCCGCCTCTATGTTGTTCTACAAAGCGGAGAAAATGTTATCCTCAAGTCAGGAAGTGCAGAATCAACTGGGGGTTATTACTACCGAGCAACACTGGATTTTGATGGGGTTTTCAGAATATATACTCGGTCCAAGCTCCAGAACAACGGAAGCTGGGTTCAGTCCTGGCATGTTCCAAAAGACATTTGCTCTGAGATTCGGGGTGAGTTGGGTGGTGGGAGTTGTGGCTTTAACAGCTACTGCGTATATGACAAAAATGGAAGGCCCACTTGTGAGTGCCTTCCTGGGTTTTTCCCTGTTGATCCAGATAATAAACTAGATGGCTGCAAGCATAACCTGACACAAAAATGTGAAGCAGGAGGTTCAAATCCAGAGGATTTATACCAAAAGCGTGAGGTGTCGAACTTATTTTGGCCTTATTCTGCAAACTTTGAAAAGAAGGATTCCTTAAATGAAGATGTCTGCTGGAAGTCATGCTTATATGACTGCAACTGTGTAGTGGCTGTCCATAACGAAGGCACCTGCTGGAAGAAGAAAATGCCACTTTCGAATGGAAGGGCGAATTGGAGTATCCATGGGAAGACTATGATCAAAGTGCCAAAGTATGACGCTTCTTCTGGTATGCCTCCTTTGCAGGATCCAATCAGGGGGAAGAAGAAAGATCAAGGAACCTTGATTCTGGTGGGGTCAATTCTTCTAGGTAGCTCTGTATTTCTGAACTTCCTACTTGCAGCATTAATTTCTCTGGTTAGATCTTCTTCAAGCCAAAAGAGACATAAACTCATCAGATCATCAAGTATTTTGGAAACAAACATACGCTCTTTCACTTATGAAGAACTCAAACAAGCCACGGATGGGTTCAGAGAAGAACTTGGAAGAGGTGCTTTTGGCACTGTGTATAAAGGAGTCTTGTCATCATCAAGTTCGGAAATTTAAGTAGCAGTTAAGAAGTTAGACAAGTTAGGGCAGGAGGGTGAGAGAGAATTCAAATCCGAAGTGAGGACAATAGCAATGACCCATCATAAGAACTTAGTGAGGTTGATTGGACTCTGTGATGAAGGGCCAGACAAGCTTTTGGTCTATGAGTTAATGTGCAATGGCACATTGGCTAGCTTCCTTTTTGGAAGTTCAATGCCTGACTGGAAAATGAGAACCCAGATGGCATTTGGGATTGCAAGAGGGCTCATGTACTTACACGAGGAGTGTAGCACACAGATCATCCACTGTGACATCAAGCCCCAAAATGTCCTACTGGATGATTCATTTACAGCAAGGATTTCAGATTTTGGATTGGCAAAGCTTTTGATGAGTGATCAAACTCGGACACTGACAGCCATCAGAGGGACAAAAGGGTACGTCGCACCAGAGTGGTTCAGGAACAAGCCAATCACAGCAAAAGTAGATGTTTATAGTTATGGGGTCATGTTACTGGAGATCATTAGCTGTAGGAAGTGCATTGATTTCCAAACAGAAAATGAAGAGGAAACGATCCTCATTGATTGGGCTTATGATTGCTATAGAGGTCACAGATTGGATAAGCTAGTGGAGAATGATGATGATGCGAGAAGCGACATGAGGAGGCTGGAGAAGCTAGTGATGGTAGCAATTTGGTGCATTCAAGAGGACCCTTCCCTAAGGCCCTCCATGAGAAATGTCACACAGATGCTTGAAGGAGTTGTTGAAGTTCCCATGCCCCCATGCCCTTTCCCCTCTAAGTCAATctgctgaaacaacaaaaccaCTCACCATATATAGTACTTTCCTTTATTCTCTCTTTGAAGTTCTGTTCTAGAATTAGATGCTCATGCTTGTTTTAGAGACTGTTTTTCAGAATTTCAAGTTCGCCCATGTAATTTCTAGCTCTAAGCTCCAACAAGCTCAGGTTTAATCTCAAGGTCTTagaatttttatgattatttatgtttgtatttgtttcttttctgcTTTTAGCAGTGATATTAATGAAATGTTCTGATTTGGGTGGAACCTTTATATCAAACTCTGTaatgaaattttctatttttgaaatgaCATTTTTCTTGGTACATCCCTCTGCTCTTTGTTTTAACCTTTTTGAATGTGTGTTAGCTGCTCAGTGTTGCATTTTTGGGTTATCAATTTTCTGTTCTCTTACATTAGGCATACGTAATAGCTAATCTTTAACACATTCATTTCTAAATTCAGACTAGCCAAGCTTCTGATGAGAGATCAAACTCAGACCCTTACAGCCGTCAGAGGGACCAAATGATACATCGCACCAGAATGGTTCAGGAGAAGCCAATTACAGCAAAAGTGGATGTTTATACATGGGGTTATGTTACTGGAGATCATCAGTTGCAATAAGAGTGTAGATTCACAACCCAGAAATGAAGAGGAAGCAATATTTATTGATAGGACTTATGATTTCTATG
Proteins encoded:
- the LOC100242459 gene encoding G-type lectin S-receptor-like serine/threonine-protein kinase LECRK3, translated to MICNSNSMPMAFPILHARLLLLFVLPSWPLVFSQANREIHLGSSLVASDNSSPWRSPSGEFAFGFYQLGNQNLFLLAIWFDKIPEKTLAWYANGDNPAPEGSKVELTSDGQLILNDPKGDEIWRPQTTLNGVTHAYMLDAGNFALVNGDQNSTHVWESFKNPADTVLPTQVLEIGGTVSSRQAESNYSKGRFQLRLLPNGNLVLNTFDLQTNTAYDAYYWSNTYDAANRSNSGERVIFDESGRLYVVLQSGENVILKSGSAESTGGYYYRATLDFDGVFRIYTRSKLQNNGSWVQSWHVPKDICSEIRGELGGGSCGFNSYCVYDKNGRPTCECLPGFFPVDPDNKLDGCKHNLTQKCEAGGSNPEDLYQKREVSNLFWPYSANFEKKDSLNEDVCWKSCLYDCNCVVAVHNEGTCWKKKMPLSNGRANWSIHGKTMIKVPKYDASSGMPPLQDPIRGKKKDQGTLILVGSILLGSSVFLNFLLAALISLVRSSSSQKRHKLIRSSSILETNIRSFTYEELKQATDGFREELGRGAFGTVYKGVLSSSSSEI